The Medicago truncatula cultivar Jemalong A17 chromosome 4, MtrunA17r5.0-ANR, whole genome shotgun sequence genome includes a region encoding these proteins:
- the LOC11442794 gene encoding V-type proton ATPase 16 kDa proteolipid subunit — MAPFSGDETAPFFGFLGAAAALVFSCMGAAYGTAKSGVGVASMGVMRPELVMKSIVPVVMAGVLGIYGLIIAVIISTGINPKAKSYYLFDGYAHLSSGLACGLAGLSAGMAIGIVGDAGVRANAQQPKLFVGMILILIFAEALALYGLIVGIILSSRAGQSRAE, encoded by the exons ATGGCTCCATTCAGCGGCGATGAAACTGCACCCTTCTTTGGCTTCCTTGGAGCCGCAGCTGCTCTCGTCTTCTCAT GTATGGGAGCTGCATACGGAACAGCGAAGAGTGGCGTTGGTGTGGCTTCCATGGGTGTGATGAGACCGGAACTCGTGATGAAGTCGATTGTACCAGTTGTTATGGCTGGTGTTTTGGGTATTTATGGTCTTATTATTGCTGTTATTATCAGTACTGGAATTAACCCAAAGGCCAAATCTTATTACCTTTTTGATGGCTATGCACATCTTTCATCCGGTCTTGCTTGTGGGCTTGCTGGGCTTTCTGCTGGTATGGCTATTGGGATTGTTGGTGATGCTGGTGTTAG AGCCAATGCACAGCAGCCAAAACTTTTCGTTGGAATGATCCTTATCCTCATCTTTGCTGAAGCTCTTGCCCTTTACGGTCTCATTGTTGGTATTATCTTGTCTTCACGTGCCGGCCAGTCTAGAGCCGAGTAA
- the LOC11446570 gene encoding NADP-dependent D-sorbitol-6-phosphate dehydrogenase, whose translation MAITLNSGFKMPIIGLGVWRMEGQAIKDLIINSIKIGYRHFDCAADYKNEAEVGEALKEAFDTGLVKREDLFITTKLWNSDHGHVVEACKDSLKKLQLDYLDLYLVHFPVATRHTGVGTTDSALGEDGVLDIDTTISLETTWHAMEGLVSSGLVRSIGISNYDIFLTRDCLAYSKIKPAVNQIETHPYFQRESLVKFCQKHGICVTAHTPLGGAAANKEWFGTESCLDEQILKGLAEKYKKTAAQISLRWGIQRNTVVIPKTSKLERLKENFQVFDFELSKEDMELISSMDREYRTNQPAKFWGIDLYA comes from the exons atggcaATCACACTGAACAGCGGATTCAAGATGCCAATCATTGGACTTGGAGTTTGGCGCATGGAAGGACAAGCAATCAAAGACTTAATTATCAATTCCATAAAAATCGGTTATCGTCATTTTGATTGTGCtg CTGACTACAAGAACGAAGCAGAAGTTGGAGAAGCACTTAAAGAAGCTTTTGACACTGGACTTGTGAAGAGGGAGGATCTTTTCATTACCACCAAG CTTTGGAATTCTGATCATGGACATGTTGTTGAGGCTTGCAAAGATAGTCTTAAGAAGCTTCAGTTAGATTATCTGGATTTATATCTTGTTCACTTTCCTGTAGCCACTAGGCACACTG GGGTTGGTACTACTGATAGTGCTTTGGGTGAAGATGGGGTGCTGGACATAGATACAACCATATCCCTGGAAACTACCTGGCATGCGATGGAAGGCCTTGTTTCATCGGGCTTGGTTCGCAGCATAGGAATCAG CAACTATGACATCTTTCTGACTAGAGATTGCTTAGCATATTCCAAGATAAAGCCTGCTGTAAATCAGATTGAAACTCATCCATACTTCCAGCGTGAGTCTCTAGTCAAATTTTGTCAGAAGCATGGAATTTGTGTAACAGCCCACACTCCACTTGGAGGTGCTGCAGCAAACAAAGAATGGTTTGGTACAGAGTCATGTTTGGATGAGCAAATTCTCAAA GGTCTAgctgaaaaatacaaaaagacTGCTGCCCAGATTTCTCTTCGCTGGGGGATTCAAAGGAACACTGTTGTCATTCCTAAAACATCAAAACTGGAGAGATTGAAAGAGAACTTCCAGgtatttgattttgagttgtCTAAAGAGGACATGGAGCTCATCAGCAGTATGGACAGGGAATATAGAACTAATCAACCGGCCAAGTTTTGGGGCATAGATCTTTATGCATGA
- the LOC11446571 gene encoding polyprenol reductase 1, whose product MNLSFLSNDQHQIMKTLLVSLLRLSWIAATLPIIIVSIPIPNLNFLRQILLGFAKRGKTSSSSQKFTVPQRFFLHFYVVSSIWTTFLLVATWIYAYRMAPLVADPLSYSTLTGFLTGGLTIRHGSDKLREGYVAWQAVFLLLLMEAQVLRRLFETIHVFNYSPSARMHIIGYLTGLFYYIGAPLSLCGDCALEVFDFLLNLVTEFIVKGKNQMPVPEIEFSLLLNPLTRLGWKHWIGAAIFSWGWIHQYRCHKILGSLRESRQADEYVIPRGDWFEIVSSPHYLSEIVIYASFVVATGGSNLTIWLLFAFVVANLAFAAVETHSWYRRKFEDYPSSRFAIIPFIL is encoded by the exons ATGAACTTGTCTTTTTTGTCGAATGATCAACATCAAATAATGAAGACACTTCTTGTTTCATTGCTGAGGTTGTCTTGGATCGCTGCTACATTGCCTATTATCATCGTTTCCATTCCCATTCCCAACCTCAACTTTCTTCGCCAAATCTTGTTGGGGTTTGCAAAGAGAGgaaaaacttcatcttcttctcaa aaatttACTGTTCCTCAGAGATTCTTCCTGCATTTCTATGTTGTGTCTTCAATATGGACAACGTTTCTGCTTGTTGCAACTTGGATATATGCTTATAGAATGGCGCCACTAGTTGCAGACCCATTATCTTATTCTACTTTAACTGGTTTTTTGACTGGAGGTTTAACTATTAGACATGGCTCTGATAAACTCCGGGAGGGATATGTTGCTTGGCAAGCTGTTTTTCTGCTTTTGCTTATGGAAGCTCAAGTTCTAAGACGGCTTTTTGAAACTATACATGTGTTTAATTACAGCCCGTCTGCTCGCATGCATATCATTGGTTATCTCACTGGATTGTT TTACTACATAGGAGCACCATTATCACTGTGTGGTGATTGTGCATTGGAGGTTTTTGACTTCTTATTAAATCTAGTGACTGAGTTCATTGTCAAAGGCAAGAATCAGATGCCAGTACCGGAGATAGAATTCTCGCTACTTTTAAATCCCCTCACCAGGCTCGGGTGGAAACATTGGATTGGTGCGGCTATTTTCTCTTGGGGATGGATTCATCAATATCGGTGCCATAAGATTCTT GGTTCTCTGCGCGAGTCAAGACAAGCAGATGAATATGTAATTCCTCGCGGTGATTGGTTTGAAATCGTTTCCTCTCCACACTATCTCTCTGAAATT GTTATCTACGCCAGTTTTGTGGTTGCTACTGGTGGATCAAATCTGACAATATGGCTACTTTTTGCTTTTGTG GTGGCCAATCTGGCATTTGCAGCCGTGGAAACACATAGCTGGTATCGTCGTAAATTTGAAGATTATCCGAGCAGTCGTTTTGCTATTATTCCATTTATTCTCTGA